In the Sediminibacter sp. Hel_I_10 genome, one interval contains:
- a CDS encoding D-alanine--D-alanine ligase has protein sequence MKKNIAIIMGGFSSEFEISLKSGQVVFDTLDREAYNVYRIHILKHKWVFVNETNEEFPIDKNDFSVKVNETKILFDCVFNAIHGSPGEDGFMQGYLELLKIPHTSCNMYQAALTFNKRDCLSVLKPYGIKTAASYFVNLGDAIDETAIVEKVGLPCFVKANKAGSSYGISKVYKKEDLQQALEVAFAEDDEVIIESYLDGTEVSVGVISYKGEVTVLPITEIVSDNDFFDYKAKYLGQSQEITPARISPELSEKVTSTAKRIYEILKLKGFSRSEFIFKDGEPHLLEVNTVPGLTAASILPQQAKEAGISMKDLFGNAIESALKG, from the coding sequence ATGAAAAAAAACATTGCCATCATTATGGGCGGATTCTCAAGCGAATTTGAGATTTCCTTAAAGAGCGGCCAAGTGGTCTTTGACACTTTAGACCGCGAAGCATACAATGTGTACCGCATTCATATCTTAAAGCATAAATGGGTTTTTGTTAATGAAACCAATGAAGAGTTCCCCATCGATAAAAATGATTTTTCGGTAAAGGTCAATGAGACCAAAATCTTATTTGATTGCGTTTTTAATGCCATTCACGGCTCCCCAGGAGAAGATGGTTTTATGCAAGGCTATTTAGAGCTATTGAAAATACCCCATACCAGCTGCAACATGTATCAAGCGGCTTTAACGTTTAATAAACGCGACTGTTTGAGTGTTTTAAAGCCTTATGGCATTAAAACTGCAGCATCTTATTTTGTGAATTTAGGAGATGCCATTGATGAGACTGCTATTGTTGAAAAAGTAGGATTGCCTTGTTTTGTAAAAGCCAATAAAGCAGGCAGTAGCTACGGAATTTCTAAGGTCTACAAAAAAGAAGATTTACAACAGGCTCTGGAGGTTGCTTTTGCCGAAGATGACGAAGTCATTATAGAATCTTATTTAGATGGCACAGAAGTTTCGGTTGGCGTGATTTCTTACAAAGGAGAAGTGACCGTTTTGCCTATAACTGAAATTGTATCAGACAATGATTTTTTTGACTACAAGGCAAAATACCTTGGGCAATCTCAAGAAATTACCCCTGCAAGAATTTCACCAGAACTTTCTGAGAAAGTAACGAGTACCGCAAAAAGGATCTACGAAATTTTAAAATTGAAAGGTTTTAGCCGAAGTGAGTTTATTTTTAAGGACGGAGAACCGCATTTGTTAGAAGTAAATACCGTTCCAGGATTAACCGCAGCCAGCATTTTACCGCAACAAGCAAAAGAAGCTGGCATTAGCATGAAAGATTTGTTTGGCAATGCTATTGAATCTGCCCTTAAGGGATAA
- the coaD gene encoding pantetheine-phosphate adenylyltransferase, which translates to MKRALFPGSFDPITNGHYDIIKRGVKLFDEVIIAIGVNADKKYMFSLEERQHFIEEAFKGHKQIKVMTYEGLTTDFCKEVKAQFILRGLRNPADFEFEKAIAHTNRKLSKIETVFLLTAARTSFISSSIVRDVIRNHGDYAQLVPKSVRVK; encoded by the coding sequence ATGAAACGAGCACTATTTCCAGGATCCTTTGACCCCATCACCAACGGGCATTACGACATCATTAAAAGAGGTGTTAAATTATTTGATGAAGTCATTATTGCCATTGGTGTTAATGCCGATAAAAAATATATGTTCTCTTTAGAAGAGCGCCAGCATTTTATTGAAGAGGCTTTTAAAGGGCACAAACAAATCAAAGTGATGACCTACGAAGGGCTCACAACCGACTTTTGTAAAGAAGTAAAAGCTCAATTTATTTTAAGAGGTTTGAGAAATCCTGCCGACTTTGAATTTGAAAAGGCCATTGCGCATACCAATAGAAAATTGTCTAAAATTGAGACCGTCTTTCTACTGACCGCAGCACGCACCTCATTTATATCGTCTTCAATTGTTAGGGACGTCATTCGTAACCATGGGGATTATGCACAATTAGTACCCAAAAGCGTACGCGTTAAATAA
- a CDS encoding response regulator transcription factor, translating into MNVKIAIVDDNSFLIHTVKEKLSFFEAFSVKITATNGSDLLTALDDNHHLDLILMDIEMPVLNGIETTAIVKQKYPHIKIIMLTVFDNDEHIFNAIKAGADGYLLKEINAKDLHDGILETLDGGAAMNPSIAMKTLKLLRNPLCIENETDKEDIKLSNRETEVLEQLSKGLNYIQISDNLIISKGTVRKHIENIYRKLQVHNKLEAVHKAKKNNLI; encoded by the coding sequence ATGAATGTCAAAATTGCCATAGTGGATGATAATTCGTTTTTGATTCACACTGTAAAAGAAAAATTATCTTTTTTTGAAGCATTTAGTGTAAAAATCACTGCGACCAATGGGTCTGACTTACTCACTGCTTTGGACGATAACCATCATTTGGATCTTATTTTAATGGATATTGAAATGCCTGTTCTTAATGGCATTGAGACTACAGCGATTGTCAAACAAAAATACCCTCATATTAAAATTATCATGCTCACGGTTTTTGACAATGATGAACATATATTTAATGCCATAAAAGCTGGGGCCGATGGGTACTTGTTAAAAGAAATCAATGCAAAAGATCTTCATGACGGTATTTTAGAAACCTTAGATGGCGGTGCGGCAATGAACCCTTCCATTGCCATGAAAACCTTAAAATTACTCCGTAATCCATTGTGTATTGAAAATGAGACGGATAAAGAAGATATCAAATTATCCAATAGAGAAACAGAAGTCTTAGAGCAGTTGAGTAAGGGGCTGAACTATATTCAGATCTCAGATAATTTGATCATTTCGAAAGGCACCGTAAGAAAGCACATTGAAAATATTTACAGAAAACTGCAGGTACACAATAAACTAGAGGCGGTGCACAAGGCTAAAAAGAACAATCTTATTTAA
- a CDS encoding PASTA domain-containing protein produces the protein MSFISFLKSKVFLKQLALAIVALVVIIFLTMQWLSSTTNHGEFITVPDLTGKSLGTVEIELNDNDLAMEIQDSANFNPEYPKFSVIEQYPEAGTQVKENRKIYLTLNPSGYRKVEIPKVVRRTFRQAKPTLETLGFEIGKITYLDDIGKDEVIAIKHKGKTIEEGDLLPLTSKIDIVLGNGNR, from the coding sequence ATGAGTTTTATTTCGTTTCTTAAAAGTAAGGTTTTTTTAAAGCAATTGGCCTTGGCCATTGTTGCTCTAGTGGTCATTATCTTTTTAACCATGCAATGGTTGAGCAGTACTACAAATCATGGTGAATTTATAACCGTACCCGATTTAACGGGTAAAAGTTTGGGTACTGTTGAGATTGAGCTGAATGATAATGATTTGGCCATGGAAATTCAAGATTCCGCAAATTTCAATCCAGAATATCCTAAGTTCTCAGTGATAGAGCAATATCCTGAAGCTGGAACACAAGTAAAGGAAAATCGAAAAATATATTTGACATTAAATCCTTCGGGATACCGTAAGGTAGAAATCCCTAAAGTAGTGCGTCGCACCTTTCGTCAAGCCAAACCTACCTTAGAAACCTTAGGTTTTGAAATTGGTAAAATCACCTATTTAGATGATATTGGTAAAGATGAGGTGATTGCCATTAAGCATAAAGGCAAGACCATAGAGGAAGGCGATTTACTACCTCTGACTTCAAAAATAGATATCGTTTTAGGCAACGGTAACCGCTAA